Within the Quercus lobata isolate SW786 unplaced genomic scaffold, ValleyOak3.0 Primary Assembly Scq3eQI_49, whole genome shotgun sequence genome, the region AGAAGCCTCTCTTAAAAAAGAAACGTTTAtagaaaaagaaccaaaaagaaaaaaaaagtataatgacataattttttgaaaaaataaaaagaacttttCCTTTTTGGCAGGACAAGGACGAGAAGGTAACAATATTCAAAAAGAGTATATAAGtttaaagaaatatttgaatatGAAAGGAAGATTGCAAGCAGCTGTAGGAGGCAgacaaagccaaaaaaaaaaaatcattagtaaAGCAAAAAAATCCTAGATGTGTACTGCTCTGAGCATTAGAAACCTTGGATATAAAAACAGATAAAGAAGAAACAGACCAGAAAGCAGCAAAAGTTTTGTTCAAAATGTTTGAACAAACTCAAAAtctaattagaaatttttagtCGGAAGATAGGAAATGAAAATCAGATGGAAACTTTCAAtgaatttgttgtttttatggATTAGCTCATATGAGAATTTGTAAATTAATTGGGCAAATTATACATACCATCCCAGTGGTATAttctaaaaacaaggaaataccGTGTGCTTTATTTTGTGACACTTACCTCCCCTGTGGTTTGCTCTATTAGACATTTCCATTTATCAATAAGAGAATTTGATGATGTGGCAAATGAACTTAATAGAAAAGAATTGATAAAAAGAACATTCTACCCCAATTTACTTTGATGAGCAGATAGTCAAGTAGGGGAAAAAGAGAAGCTTTGCGCATTCATGTTGTCTTAACAGCATTAGTTTGATAGTCCATTACTAAACACAAGGGAGGTAAGTGtcacaaaataaaacatgagATAGTTGCTTGTTTTAAGGGTATTCCACAGGGGTGGTATCTGTAATTGCCTAAATTAATTTGAATCTACAATGGAAACCTTTATAGCCCCACCTCCCCCTCAAAGTATAAACCAAGTCTGCAGTGTTAGTTGCGTAGTAAAGTCATCTCCTCAAAGTGATAATTATCTGACTCTGATTTTGAAATTATCACTATCAACCATATATGTCAATACATCACCACAGTTTTAGGtacaaagatataaatcattagaataaaaaaaaaaacaaatcaaagaatTTACACTGTTCTTTTTTCTTGTCCtacaaatttcaaaaacaatgtgtctaattaaaattttgatgacAGGAATggaaaaggaacaaaataaatagaattaaaaaaaaaaaaatgaaaaacgtTATTACCGCTGACTTCTTGTCATATTgcacaattgcaaattttgGATAGGTCTGAATTTTTAAGCCCAAGTCTATTCTCTGCATGAGAAGTCAAATAACTGAGAAGTCCCCAAAATATCACAACtctcaaaaacataaagaagaaaaaagctaaaagcatccttattttattttctatgaaaaATTGTGATTAACAGATAGACACATACCTGAACAACTTGTATCTCACCGCCACAATCGATCCAATCTCAAGACTGGAACATGAGAAATCTTGGGCCAATCTTCCCCCAGGCATCTTGCTCCTAAAATGGGACAACCAGTAATATTCAGCCGTTGTAAAGAGGGGAGATCATGAATCCCTTGAGGCAATGATGTCAGATTAAGGCATTCGCAAATTATAAGCTCTTCCAGTGATGTGAGGTTGCCTATCCACTCTGGTAAAGCCTTCAAATTAGGACAATTGCCAACCCTCAACATTTTTAAAGAGGTGAGACTGCGAATCCCTTGAGGCAGTGAGGTCAGATTGGGGAATTCCCCAATTTTAAGCATTTGTAGTAACGTGAGGTTATCCATTGACCCTGGTAAAGTCATCAAATTAGGACAATTGCCAATCTCAAGAAATTGTAAAGACGTGAGATGGCAAATCTCTTGAGGCAATGACGTCAGATTGAAGCATCCGGAAATTGCAAGATAATGTAGTGATGCGAGGTTGCCTATCCACTCTGGTAATACCATTAAATTAGTACAATCAAGAATTTCGAGTTTTTGAAGAGTGGTAACATGTTGAAGCCCATCTGGTAGGGACACCAACTTTGGAGTTCCCCAAAAACACAGAGAATGGAGGCTCCGAAGGCCTTGCCATTGCATgccatcatcttcatcatttaCCAGAGCCAGCTCATTGCAGTCCACTATTTTCATCTCTTGAAGAGAGGTGAGATGTTGAATACCTTTACAAGGAAGAGACCTAAGTCCAGGGCACTGATAAATGAAAAGTCTCCGAAGAGAAACAAGGTTTTGCAGCCACTTCTCTGGAAGAGATTCTAAATCATTAACCCCTTCTAAATACAAAAACTCTAATTCAGAGAGAGGAAAGTAGCATGAGGAGgatgttgatgttgatggtCTCTGTTTATTCATTGTTTGCTGCAATACCTTCAAGCTAGCTTCCCACAATTTCAGCTCTAATTTAAGATATGGAAACAAGGGCATGAAAGTAAGATTGGGGCAATCATCAATCTGCAATTCAGAGAGACGAGGAAATGATGGCAGCAACAGATGGCCTGGCCCATCATTATCATCTTTCTTCCACCATCCCTTCAGATTAGGGCATTTCTTTATTGTGAGAGAAAATAAAGATGGGAAGAATGTTTCTTTTGAGGAACAAAACACGTTACTAACATTGTCTTCTGATATGTATTCAAGTGCTTCCATATTAATAAGCCAAATAGAGTTGAGACAAGGGAGCTGATGTAACGGTGGGAGGTGGTGGCATCTACAATTACTCCACAAGTTCAAATCGACAAGATTAGTGAGCAAAGAGACCCAACTTGGAATTGTAACACCCATATAAAACGATAATTTCAACACATTAAGATTTGGATGTGGCTGGAGACCTTCTAGGGACATTTCATCAAAACATTCAGTTTCTCCAACCAACTTTGGGTCCCACCATAATTCCAGTTGGTGAAGATGTTGTTTCTCCTTCATATTTGCAGCTTTACATTCCATCATGTCATCTTTTCCATGTCCTAGATACATAATCCTCAGGTTTCCTCCCAAATTGCTCAGCTTATTCAATTCACTAAGCCCACCACTAGCCCTGGCCTTGGCACCTCCGTCTCTCACAACAAAATGTGGTAGTATCTCAAGAGAAGTCAAATTTCCGAGTCCGTAAGGCATATGAGTCAGTGTAAAACAACCAGAAATATCTAGATGCCTAAGATTGACCAGATTTTTAGTGTCCCGGGGTAATTCTCTAAGTGCAATACAATTCTTGAGTTTCAGTGTTTGCAAATTCAGCAGCAAGACAATGGAATTAGGGAGAATTTTAATGTGATCATTTTCAGAAATATCAAGATATCTTAAATGCTTCAATCTCCCAATTGAACTCAGCATTTTTCGTGACCGTAGATAGCTCAAATCTAGTGTGCGTGAATACTTAAGATTTGAAACAAGCGCATTACAAGGAAAGTCACACCCTCTTCTATGTCCAAGAAACGTTCGTATCCTCTTTCCTTTAAACTTGATGATTGGAAACTGCATCGACGAATCCAAAAGATTAAATGATATATGATGAACATTTTCACCAATATTTTCCTCGGTTGAATGTAATACAGTACATTCTGTTCCAGCCACAGAGATTGCGAGATCATGCATGAGATCATGCATTTTGCACCATATATCGCCCCAGTAATCCTTTTTAACATCTTGGAAGAATGACCTCCAAAGTAATAACCTGAAGTACTCTCCACCAACATCCTTAACACGTTGCTTTGGATTCGATAACTTAATAAAACCTTGCGCTGCCCAAAGATCAATCAATGTCCCTACATGAATCATGTAATCTTTTGGAAACAATCTACAATAAGCAAAGCATTGTTTTAAGTATGATGGAAGATGATCATAACTCAACTTAAGTgttgataaaatattattttcttctccttgaGTTATTTTTGAGAGTTCATAATTCTTGAAAGATCGCCACTCATTTTCAGAAGCTTTGGAGTGTAGCAAACTTGCTATTGCTCTTATGGCAAGAGGTACCCCAACACATTTTTCCAAAATCTCCTTTCCCAGGCTAATAAAGGCTTGGTTCTTTGGCAGTTGGCCTTCTCCAAATGCAACTTTTACAAACAAATTCCAAGCCTTTTCTACAGGTAGGCCTCTTAGAGCATACCATGAAGTTGCCCCTGTTATGCCCGCCACCATTATAGAACGAGTAGTTACAACTATCCTACTTCCCCTTGCACCTaccattaataaatttttcaaGAGAAGCCATTTAGTATTGTCCTCATTCCACATATCATCCAAGACAAGCAAGTACTTTTTTCCACTAAGTTTTTCTCGAAGCTGATTTTGCAGCACCTCAAAGCTTTCTTTAAGTCTCTCATCCGTCAGCTGTTCTAAAATTTCTTTAACAATTCGTTTTACATCAAAGATTTCAGAGATACAAACCCAAAGttttaactcaaaatttttgttgacACTTTGATCATTGTAAACCAGTTGAGCTAGTGTGGTTTTCCCTAATCCTCCAATACCAACGATTGGAATGATAGAAATATTCTCTACAACATTGTCATCAAAAAGAATTTCGATAATCACTTCCTTATCATTCTCTCTCCCAACAACTTCATCTTCAAGAACAAAAGAATAAGTTTCTCTGTCCCTACTCATGACTTGTGGCTCAATGAAGCTTTGAATAAAGTGGAAATCCTCCTTATCTTTTGCAATGGCATTTAGCCTCTCCCTAATTGCTTTTATCTGACGACCCATCTTAGGACTAAAAGCAATACGATTAGAACTGGAAGAGAAAATGCGtaccttcttctttctcatcaccTTGTGCCGCAAAACTTGGGTTGAGAAATCATCCAGCAAGTCATCAGCATCATGGAGAACACCATTGAGCTTTCTGAGCCAATCTTTGATCTGATGATTATGAGAACTCTGCTTTTCTGCATCAAGAATCACAGCTTGGATTGTGGAAACTGTGCTTGTTAGTTTTTCAATCTCAGTTTGAACACAGAAGGCCAGTTTGACCTCTGGGAGAGTGAAGGAACCCAGCAGTTCAAGGACTTTTCCGGCGAGGTGGAATAAAGCTCCTTCCGCcatagtttttgtttctttctttcaggAATATTATTAAGATCAGATGGGTTTGTGAAATAGTGAAAGTGATGAGAGAGTCTTTGTCGTGTTCTTCAGCTTATAATTGCTACATCACTATTTATATGCTTTACACTTTACACTTTAAAGTAATCTACTAATGTTGTTGACCACTTTCCTCGTACTTTTTGACCTTTGTCACTGTAcgaattattttgattttctctcataacatttacaaatttttatttttatttttttaacgtTACTTGCagttttttacccttttttttaaaacaaatgttACTTATCATTATGATTGTGAATCTTTTTTGTCGATGCCTATGCTAATGTGTTAATATGTGTTTCgttggttcaattttttttgagaaagaaacctGCTTATTGCTTTTTATTTCATAGAGTTGGTTCAATTAAATCGTGCTATGTATattcattattatatttttattaaaaacctTAAAAGACTAAcataattttagttaaaaattacATACACTAAAATATATGTAGTTTATTTCTGGggaaagtataaaaaaaaaaatccacagtTTTATCCTTCGGTAGACTTTTAAATTGAACTAGTTAAATTCCAAACATTCATAAATATAGATTTCATATATGAGAGTGGAATTTGTTGGGGTATGAAAGTCTGGGGTTTAAAATGTATCATTTAAAAGTGTGGATTTAAAATATCCTACCAATAaaattttgcctttttttttcttttacgatATTTTCTAGGCATccaaacaaagattaaatttttGGGCATCCAACTACAGTCGCTTCACCCCAAACAAATGATCAAGATTGTATCTCAATGAATAACAAACCCCAAACAAATGATCAACACCATGTCTCAATGAATAACAAACCCCAAGCAAATGATCAACACCTTATTGATGATCTCCAAAGACAAATTCAGCAATGTTGCGACCAAGTTCACTTGAAGGGTTGAGTACTTGGACAGGATCAAAGATAGAagggttgagacttgagagtaaCCAAAAGGTACATAGGTGGGccctaacatttttttatttttttttgtctcagGGTTGTGTTAATGGACACTATAAGGGCCCGttaacactcagctttttgtcAGTATTTTAGCAGCTTTGTAGTTATGAGGTCAGTTTTATATATTGCCCTTCTTTTTCTCccatttatctaatttttttattaaatgagacTCACATTATTTTAATCTTAACAAGCACCGCATGAGTGCTTGTTAACATTTGCCTTAATATAAAGATTCTAAAGACAAATACttaactaaattttataaatattcaaCAAGTCAGCAACTACTAAATAAAGGTAATCAAAATGGAAAGTTCAATTAATCGTAAGCAACTAGAAAGTAACAACAAActaactttatttaaatatttaattactaCTCTAGTTACTTTATTGGGTAATTATTGGATACTctcagagtaccataaatggttactctctcttttcaaataattgtgtgtctcactaattaaatttatggtgggatCCACAATTCATATGAGATgggagagtacgcatttatgatacttccggagtattcaataattttcctacTTTATTTACTCTCTAAAGTAGTTTAAACGGAGAGAGAAGaagtttttaaattaattttttttttctttttaagtaaatCCAcaaatattgaattattttcatataatgaTGTGTATTCTTAAAATAAGGTGGCATGGTTTAATTGGATGTGCATTTACTGGAcccaaaacaaatttgttttgAGCTTACTTCGGTATGGGCACAAATGGAAGGGTTCCCATCAAAACAATAAGTAATAAAGGGactaaatcaaaattttcaaattttaagaggaaaaaataaaatcatcttCAAACTTTATGcatgtaatttataatttactcTATTAGGTTTTCTAAGAAGCATTAATCAGTCTCTATAATAGCCTAATAAATTCGTTAGAAATTTCTAAAGTTGTTCCTCTGTTGGAAAAAGCTTAAAGCATTACATAAAATTGAAAGTGAAATGGGtaaattgaatttgaaatatTAGTCCCTACCAAGCGTAggaattgaatttgaaatagaagaaaagaaaaagaaaaaggagctgGGCACTCAGAGATGGGGTCGGTTTTCCATCACTGTTCAATACTATTATTCACCAAGTCACACCCAAAAAAGGTTGGAAAGGAAGTCTTTGAAGTCAAAacgtgcttttttttttctttggacaaAATACTCATGGGGACAAGAAGTTGTGCACAAACATTGGTACCTTTGCTCCTTGCTATGGTGGCTTGGCTTGATTTCaattccaaatccaattaaTCTATTCTCCTCCATAGATATCTATCTTCAATCATCAAAAGCGAGTTTGATTTGATCAAACTTGAGTCGGGTCGATTTCCTTAGAACTCCAAA harbors:
- the LOC115973007 gene encoding putative disease resistance protein RGA3; its protein translation is MAEGALFHLAGKVLELLGSFTLPEVKLAFCVQTEIEKLTSTVSTIQAVILDAEKQSSHNHQIKDWLRKLNGVLHDADDLLDDFSTQVLRHKVMRKKKVRIFSSSSNRIAFSPKMGRQIKAIRERLNAIAKDKEDFHFIQSFIEPQVMSRDRETYSFVLEDEVVGRENDKEVIIEILFDDNVVENISIIPIVGIGGLGKTTLAQLVYNDQSVNKNFELKLWVCISEIFDVKRIVKEILEQLTDERLKESFEVLQNQLREKLSGKKYLLVLDDMWNEDNTKWLLLKNLLMVGARGSRIVVTTRSIMVAGITGATSWYALRGLPVEKAWNLFVKVAFGEGQLPKNQAFISLGKEILEKCVGVPLAIRAIASLLHSKASENEWRSFKNYELSKITQGEENNILSTLKLSYDHLPSYLKQCFAYCRLFPKDYMIHVGTLIDLWAAQGFIKLSNPKQRVKDVGGEYFRLLLWRSFFQDVKKDYWGDIWCKMHDLMHDLAISVAGTECTVLHSTEENIGENVHHISFNLLDSSMQFPIIKFKGKRIRTFLGHRRGCDFPCNALVSNLKYSRTLDLSYLRSRKMLSSIGRLKHLRYLDISENDHIKILPNSIVLLLNLQTLKLKNCIALRELPRDTKNLVNLRHLDISGCFTLTHMPYGLGNLTSLEILPHFVVRDGGAKARASGGLSELNKLSNLGGNLRIMYLGHGKDDMMECKAANMKEKQHLHQLELWWDPKLVGETECFDEMSLEGLQPHPNLNVLKLSFYMGVTIPSWVSLLTNLVDLNLWSNCRCHHLPPLHQLPCLNSIWLINMEALEYISEDNVSNVFCSSKETFFPSLFSLTIKKCPNLKGWWKKDDNDGPGHLLLPSFPRLSELQIDDCPNLTFMPLFPYLKLELKLWEASLKVLQQTMNKQRPSTSTSSSCYFPLSELEFLYLEGVNDLESLPEKWLQNLVSLRRLFIYQCPGLRSLPCKGIQHLTSLQEMKIVDCNELALVNDEDDGMQWQGLRSLHSLCFWGTPKLVSLPDGLQHVTTLQKLEILDCTNLMVLPEWIGNLASLHYLAISGCFNLTSLPQEICHLTSLQFLEIGNCPNLMTLPGSMDNLTLLQMLKIGEFPNLTSLPQGIRSLTSLKMLRVGNCPNLKALPEWIGNLTSLEELIICECLNLTSLPQGIHDLPSLQRLNITGCPILGARCLGEDWPKISHVPVLRLDRLWR